One genomic window of Moorella glycerini includes the following:
- the gyrA gene encoding DNA gyrase subunit A has protein sequence MALREGGKILEVNLEEEMKRSYIDYAMSVIVGRALPDVRDGLKPVHRRILYAMYEEGLTPDKPHKKSAVVVGTVLARYHPHGDAAVYETMVRLAQDFACRYPLVDGHGNFGSVDGDSPAAMRYTEARLAKIALAMLADIDKATVDFSDNYDGSLKEPVVLPARIPQLLVNGSAGIAVGMATNIPPHNLGEVIDALVYLIDHPEADLKDLTRFIKGPDFPSGGLIIGREGIRNAYRTGRGSIKIRAKAQVETLNNGKSQIVVTEIPYQVNKARLVETIGELVREKKIDGIVELRDESDRTGMRIVIELRRDVQPRVILNQLYKHTQMQENFGVIMLALVDGRPRVLNLQEMLTLYLDHQKEVITRRTRYLLAQAEARAHIVAGLRIAIQFLDEVIKIIRQSPNEPEACRGLMERFALSDRQAKAIVDMRLGRLTALEREKLEEEWEELQKRIAYLKEVLGHEAMVYGIIREELLEYKNRFADPRRTQIVLEEENLEVEDLIAREDIVVTLTRRGYVKRQPVDAYRSQKRGGRGIQAMGTREEDFVQDIFVTTTHHYLLFFTNKGRVFRLRGHEVPEAGRQARGTPLVNLIYLHKEETITAVIPIRDPGEEAYLFMATRRGTVKKTPLAEYQTSRRDGLIALNLEDGDELIGVLRTEGDNEVILVTRRGKAIRFAEDEVRPMGRAAHGVKGIELEDGDEVIGLVRVKEGAELVVVSEKGFGKRTPLSEYRAQGRGGKGIITMNVTERTGPVAAVTVAAPDDELMLISAEGILIRLGVEDISRQGRITRGVTLMRLDPSDRVVAIARVQ, from the coding sequence TTGGCCTTGAGAGAGGGCGGTAAGATTTTAGAAGTCAACCTGGAAGAGGAAATGAAGCGTTCCTACATTGACTATGCCATGAGCGTTATTGTGGGCCGCGCTTTACCTGATGTCCGCGATGGCTTGAAACCTGTCCACCGGCGGATCCTTTATGCCATGTACGAAGAGGGGCTGACCCCGGATAAGCCCCATAAAAAGTCGGCCGTCGTCGTGGGTACGGTGTTGGCCCGTTACCACCCCCACGGCGATGCCGCCGTCTATGAAACCATGGTCCGCCTGGCCCAGGATTTTGCCTGCCGCTATCCCCTGGTGGACGGCCACGGTAACTTCGGTTCCGTCGACGGCGACTCCCCGGCGGCCATGCGCTATACCGAAGCCCGGCTGGCGAAAATTGCCCTGGCCATGCTGGCCGATATTGATAAAGCGACCGTCGACTTCAGCGATAACTATGACGGCAGCCTGAAGGAACCGGTCGTGCTCCCGGCACGGATTCCCCAGCTTTTAGTCAACGGGTCGGCCGGCATTGCCGTGGGTATGGCCACCAACATCCCGCCCCATAACCTGGGGGAAGTTATCGATGCCCTGGTCTACCTGATTGACCACCCGGAGGCCGATCTCAAAGACCTGACCCGGTTTATCAAAGGACCGGACTTTCCTTCCGGAGGCCTGATTATCGGCCGGGAAGGGATTAGAAATGCCTATCGCACCGGGCGGGGTAGCATTAAGATTCGCGCCAAAGCCCAGGTGGAAACCTTAAACAACGGCAAGAGCCAGATTGTGGTCACGGAAATCCCCTACCAGGTCAACAAGGCCCGCCTGGTGGAAACTATTGGTGAGCTGGTGCGGGAAAAAAAAATTGACGGCATTGTTGAGCTGCGGGACGAGTCCGACCGGACGGGGATGCGCATTGTCATCGAGCTGCGCCGGGATGTCCAGCCCAGGGTGATCCTTAACCAGCTCTATAAACACACCCAGATGCAGGAGAATTTCGGGGTCATTATGCTGGCCCTGGTAGATGGAAGGCCGCGGGTCCTCAATTTACAGGAAATGCTGACCCTCTACCTGGATCACCAGAAGGAGGTTATCACCCGCCGTACCCGCTATCTCCTGGCCCAGGCCGAAGCCCGGGCCCATATCGTGGCGGGCCTGCGCATTGCCATCCAGTTTCTCGATGAAGTAATCAAGATTATCCGCCAGTCGCCCAATGAACCTGAAGCCTGCCGGGGCCTGATGGAGCGTTTTGCTTTAAGCGACAGGCAGGCCAAAGCCATTGTCGACATGCGCCTGGGGCGCCTCACGGCCCTGGAAAGGGAAAAACTGGAAGAAGAGTGGGAGGAACTGCAAAAGCGTATAGCCTACTTGAAGGAAGTCCTGGGCCATGAGGCCATGGTCTACGGCATAATCCGGGAGGAACTCCTGGAGTATAAAAATAGATTTGCTGATCCCCGCCGGACGCAAATTGTCCTGGAAGAAGAAAACCTGGAGGTAGAAGACCTGATTGCCCGGGAAGATATCGTCGTCACCCTGACCCGCCGCGGCTATGTCAAGCGCCAGCCGGTAGACGCCTACCGCAGCCAGAAGCGGGGCGGCCGCGGCATCCAGGCCATGGGTACCCGGGAAGAAGATTTTGTCCAGGACATCTTTGTCACTACCACCCATCACTACCTCCTTTTCTTTACCAATAAGGGGCGGGTCTTCCGCCTGCGGGGCCATGAAGTACCGGAGGCCGGCCGCCAGGCCCGGGGGACGCCGCTGGTCAATTTAATTTATCTCCACAAGGAAGAAACCATTACCGCCGTTATTCCCATCCGCGACCCGGGCGAAGAGGCTTATCTCTTCATGGCCACCAGGAGGGGTACGGTGAAAAAGACCCCCCTGGCTGAATACCAGACTTCCCGGCGGGACGGCCTCATTGCCCTTAACCTGGAAGATGGCGATGAACTGATCGGTGTCCTGCGGACGGAAGGGGATAACGAAGTTATCCTGGTGACGCGCCGGGGCAAGGCCATCCGTTTTGCCGAAGATGAAGTCCGGCCCATGGGCCGGGCCGCCCACGGCGTGAAGGGCATCGAACTGGAAGACGGGGACGAGGTCATCGGCCTGGTCCGGGTTAAAGAAGGGGCCGAACTGGTCGTTGTTTCTGAGAAGGGTTTCGGCAAGCGGACGCCTTTAAGCGAGTACCGGGCCCAGGGCCGGGGCGGCAAGGGGATTATAACCATGAACGTCACTGAGCGCACAGGCCCGGTAGCCGCGGTGACCGTCGCCGCCCCGGATGACGAGCTAATGCTGATTTCGGCCGAGGGGATTCTCATCCGCCTGGGGGTGGAAGACATCTCCCGCCAGGGACGCATTACCCGCGGCGTCACCCTGATGCGCCTGGATCCCAGTGACCGCGTGGTAGCCATAGCTCGCGTGCAGTAA
- the remB gene encoding extracellular matrix regulator RemB encodes MYLHIGNEMVVPCKEIIAILNLSTTGRAGVNNEFLNKANLKFKKDPRTEGCKSCIITDKEIYYSSISSGTLMKRASSIFSNLEQE; translated from the coding sequence ATGTACCTGCACATAGGTAACGAGATGGTTGTGCCCTGCAAGGAGATTATCGCTATCCTCAACTTGAGTACAACCGGCCGGGCCGGGGTTAACAATGAATTTTTAAATAAGGCCAACCTTAAATTCAAAAAAGATCCCCGGACCGAGGGTTGCAAATCCTGCATTATTACCGATAAGGAGATATATTATTCAAGCATTTCTTCCGGTACCCTGATGAAGAGAGCCAGTTCTATCTTCAGCAACCTGGAACAGGAATAA
- a CDS encoding RNA-binding S4 domain-containing protein: MPSKNVPITTPSIRLDQFLKWAGIAATGGQAKAMIAGGLVRVNGQTEKRRSHPIGPGDEVEVKGDSYKLTAAPVD; encoded by the coding sequence ATGCCTAGCAAAAACGTACCTATTACTACTCCATCTATCCGGCTGGACCAGTTCTTAAAATGGGCTGGCATAGCAGCAACCGGCGGCCAGGCAAAAGCAATGATTGCCGGCGGCCTGGTACGGGTTAACGGTCAAACAGAGAAACGCCGCAGCCATCCTATAGGGCCTGGCGATGAGGTGGAAGTTAAGGGTGACAGCTATAAGCTTACGGCAGCTCCAGTTGACTAA
- the gyrB gene encoding DNA topoisomerase (ATP-hydrolyzing) subunit B has translation MEQVHTEYDASQIQVLEGLEAVRRRPGMYIGNTGVRGLHQLVFELVDNSIDEALAGFCDRIEVTIHQDGSLTVTDNGRGIPVDLHEKTGLPAVEVALTMLHAGGKFGGNGYKVAGGLHGVGLSVVNALSEWLEVKVKRDGKIYQQEYRRGNKVSDLKVVGKAKGTGTSVTFFPDREIFEDIVFQDEIIGRRLQELSFLNRGVKIIFRDERNDTETTYYHTGGLIDFVRHLNKNKSVLFNKPLYFSGERDDVQVEIALQYNDGYNELILSYANNINTTEGGSHEIGFKTALTRVINDYARKFNILKENDSNLAGEDIREGLTAVISVKVLEPQFEGQTKTRLGNTEVRGIVDALVAEQLSAYLEENPTFARRIVDKALNAFRAREAARKARELTRRKNALEITSLPGKLADCTHKDPAVAELFLVEGDSAGGSAKQGRDRRFQAILPLRGKILNVEKARLDKILNNEEIRTIITALGTGIGDDFNINKARYHKTILMADADVDGSHIRTLLLTFFYRYMRPLITEGYIYIAQPPLYKVSRGKTEHYLYNDAELERFLQNHGGEKWEVQRYKGLGEMNADQLWETTMNPETRTLLRVNLEDAAEADAIFNILMGDRVEPRREFIQQHAHEVRNLDI, from the coding sequence ATGGAACAGGTACACACGGAATATGATGCCAGTCAAATCCAGGTACTGGAGGGCTTGGAAGCCGTGCGCCGGCGTCCCGGCATGTACATTGGCAACACCGGAGTCCGGGGCCTGCACCAGCTGGTCTTTGAACTGGTGGACAACAGCATTGACGAAGCCCTGGCCGGCTTTTGCGATCGTATTGAAGTAACCATTCATCAGGACGGCAGCCTGACGGTTACTGATAACGGCCGGGGCATCCCGGTGGATCTTCATGAAAAAACAGGCCTGCCGGCCGTGGAAGTAGCCCTGACCATGTTGCACGCCGGGGGCAAATTCGGCGGCAATGGCTACAAGGTGGCTGGCGGCCTCCACGGCGTGGGCCTTTCGGTGGTCAATGCCCTGTCAGAGTGGCTGGAAGTCAAGGTAAAACGTGATGGAAAAATATACCAGCAGGAGTATCGCCGGGGCAATAAAGTATCGGATTTAAAGGTCGTCGGCAAAGCCAAGGGTACGGGCACCAGCGTAACCTTTTTCCCGGACAGGGAGATCTTTGAAGATATAGTTTTCCAGGATGAAATAATCGGCCGGCGCTTGCAGGAACTGTCCTTCTTAAACCGGGGCGTCAAAATAATCTTTCGCGATGAAAGAAACGACACCGAAACCACCTATTACCACACCGGCGGGTTGATTGACTTCGTCCGTCATTTAAATAAAAATAAGTCGGTCCTTTTCAACAAGCCCCTCTACTTCAGCGGGGAAAGGGATGACGTCCAGGTCGAAATAGCCCTGCAATATAACGACGGTTATAACGAACTAATCCTGTCTTATGCTAATAATATCAATACCACCGAAGGCGGCAGCCACGAAATTGGTTTTAAAACGGCCCTGACCAGGGTGATCAATGATTATGCCCGTAAATTTAACATCCTGAAGGAAAACGACAGTAACCTGGCCGGCGAGGATATCCGGGAAGGCCTGACGGCTGTCATCAGCGTCAAGGTGCTGGAACCGCAGTTTGAAGGCCAGACCAAGACCAGGCTGGGCAACACGGAAGTACGGGGCATTGTCGACGCCCTGGTGGCAGAGCAGTTAAGTGCCTATCTGGAAGAAAACCCCACCTTTGCCCGGCGGATTGTCGATAAAGCTTTGAATGCCTTCCGGGCCCGGGAGGCGGCCCGTAAAGCACGGGAGCTGACCAGGCGCAAGAATGCCCTGGAGATAACTTCGTTGCCCGGTAAGCTGGCCGACTGCACCCACAAGGACCCGGCCGTGGCCGAACTTTTCCTGGTGGAGGGTGATTCCGCCGGCGGTTCGGCCAAGCAGGGCCGCGACCGGCGTTTCCAGGCCATCCTGCCTTTGCGGGGTAAAATCTTAAACGTCGAGAAGGCGCGGCTGGATAAGATTTTAAATAACGAAGAGATCCGGACCATCATCACCGCCCTGGGGACAGGCATCGGCGATGATTTTAACATCAACAAGGCCCGCTACCATAAGACTATCCTCATGGCCGATGCCGATGTGGACGGTTCCCATATCCGGACGCTGTTACTTACCTTTTTTTACCGCTACATGCGGCCTTTAATCACCGAAGGTTATATCTATATCGCCCAGCCGCCCCTGTATAAAGTTTCCCGGGGTAAAACAGAGCACTACCTGTATAATGACGCCGAACTGGAAAGGTTTTTACAGAACCATGGCGGCGAAAAATGGGAAGTCCAGCGCTATAAAGGCCTGGGCGAAATGAATGCCGACCAGCTCTGGGAAACGACCATGAACCCGGAAACCCGGACCCTGCTCCGGGTCAACCTGGAGGATGCTGCAGAAGCTGATGCCATCTTTAACATCCTCATGGGTGACCGGGTGGAGCCGCGGCGAGAATTTATCCAGCAGCACGCCCACGAAGTCAGAAACCTGGATATCTAG
- the recF gene encoding DNA replication/repair protein RecF (All proteins in this family for which functions are known are DNA-binding proteins that assist the filamentation of RecA onto DNA for the initiation of recombination or recombinational repair.): protein MTAISLRQLQLTNFRSYRELTWNCQPGLNIIQGPNAAGKTNLLEAVGYLSFARSLRQQQDQQVVSWGANSFQVKGFCNAGQENLEVAIIYHQSHKELTINGQHHRLVDLLGILPVIYFGPDDLLLLKGAPVYRRQFLDREISILDRLYCHSLQSYRRLLLQRNRLLRQIKAGRGKFQELEPWNIQLVSTGLTIIQRRRAFLQALEPLAAAIYQSMDAREQLTLTYRPSGGDGEEWLAKITAGMEREIQAGLSLWGPHRDDFSFFIGDHEARCFASQGQQRSAVLALKIAEARIFMQVLGKRPILLLDDVFSELDSKRQQALLELLATAGQTFLTTTELTRLPASLLEQATLWQLSGERQLVAG, encoded by the coding sequence GTGACAGCTATAAGCTTACGGCAGCTCCAGTTGACTAATTTTCGCAGTTACCGCGAGTTAACCTGGAACTGCCAGCCGGGCCTGAACATTATCCAGGGTCCCAACGCGGCCGGCAAGACCAATCTCCTGGAAGCTGTTGGCTATTTAAGCTTTGCCCGATCCTTGCGCCAGCAGCAAGACCAGCAAGTGGTAAGCTGGGGAGCAAACTCTTTCCAGGTAAAAGGCTTCTGCAATGCCGGCCAGGAAAACCTGGAAGTAGCTATTATTTACCATCAAAGTCATAAAGAGTTAACAATTAACGGCCAGCACCACCGCTTAGTTGATCTCCTGGGGATCTTGCCGGTTATCTATTTTGGACCCGATGACCTGCTCCTGCTTAAAGGTGCGCCTGTCTACCGGCGCCAGTTCCTGGACCGGGAGATAAGCATCCTGGACCGGCTCTATTGCCACAGCCTCCAGTCTTACCGTCGCCTCCTTTTACAGCGCAACCGTTTACTGCGGCAGATCAAGGCAGGCCGGGGAAAATTTCAGGAGCTTGAACCCTGGAATATCCAGTTAGTATCTACCGGCTTGACCATTATCCAGAGAAGACGGGCCTTTCTCCAGGCCCTGGAACCCCTGGCAGCGGCCATCTACCAGAGTATGGATGCCAGGGAACAGCTAACCCTTACCTACCGGCCCAGCGGCGGTGACGGAGAGGAATGGCTGGCAAAAATAACTGCGGGAATGGAAAGGGAGATCCAGGCGGGCTTAAGTCTCTGGGGACCCCATCGTGACGATTTCTCCTTTTTTATCGGCGACCATGAAGCGCGTTGCTTTGCTTCCCAGGGCCAGCAAAGGTCAGCCGTGCTGGCCCTCAAAATTGCTGAAGCCAGGATCTTTATGCAGGTCCTGGGAAAGAGGCCTATTTTGCTCCTGGATGACGTTTTCTCCGAGCTGGATAGCAAACGCCAGCAAGCCTTGCTGGAACTCCTGGCTACCGCTGGCCAGACCTTTTTAACGACCACGGAATTGACCAGACTACCGGCCAGCCTCCTGGAGCAGGCCACCCTCTGGCAATTATCAGGGGAAAGACAGTTAGTGGCAGGGTAG
- the dnaA gene encoding chromosomal replication initiator protein DnaA — protein MSPNQLDLAWQQVLSILEKQISFSALEAWFFDTRPVTMQGNTLVLAAANEFARDYIQSRYYPLVQESLQKVLGREPINIQVICFSPAGDLATAPPEAAYDDLPRLNPRYTFDTFVVGNSNRFAHAACLAVAETPANSYNPLFIYGGVGLGKTHLMQAIGHHVRQHLPNFRVLYISSERFTNDLINAIRDEQTEEFRAKYRNIDVLLIDDIQFLAKKESTQVEFFHTFNHLYEANKQIVISSDRPPKEIPTLEDRLRSRFEWGLITDIQPPDLETRMAILRKKAAAENIILPDDVMFFMAQKIDSNIRELEGALIRVAAYAAFTKEEVTIELAEKVLKDALNLARPKPITINLIQEVVARYFNLKPEDLKAKKRNRSVAFPRQIAMYLAREMIDASLPQIGEAFGGRDHTTVLHAYNKIRDDLISDPSLPQMISQLMQEIRNQ, from the coding sequence GCATGGTTTTTTGATACCCGGCCGGTAACCATGCAGGGTAACACTCTGGTCCTGGCCGCAGCCAACGAATTTGCCCGCGATTATATCCAGAGCCGTTATTATCCTTTGGTTCAGGAATCCCTGCAAAAAGTCCTGGGCCGGGAACCAATTAATATCCAGGTTATTTGCTTTTCTCCTGCTGGGGACCTGGCCACAGCCCCCCCTGAAGCAGCATACGACGACCTGCCCCGCCTTAATCCCAGGTACACTTTTGATACTTTTGTGGTGGGCAACAGCAACCGCTTCGCTCACGCTGCCTGCCTGGCAGTAGCCGAAACGCCGGCCAATTCTTATAATCCTTTATTTATTTATGGTGGTGTTGGCCTGGGGAAAACCCACCTCATGCAGGCTATCGGCCATCACGTCCGCCAGCACTTACCTAATTTCCGGGTCCTGTACATTTCCTCGGAAAGGTTTACCAACGACCTGATTAACGCTATTCGCGATGAGCAGACGGAAGAATTCCGGGCTAAATACCGTAACATTGATGTCCTCCTTATTGATGATATCCAGTTCCTGGCAAAAAAAGAAAGTACCCAGGTAGAATTTTTCCATACCTTCAACCACCTGTATGAAGCCAATAAACAGATAGTAATCTCCAGTGACCGGCCGCCTAAAGAAATACCTACCTTAGAAGACCGCTTACGATCGCGTTTTGAGTGGGGACTCATTACCGATATCCAGCCGCCCGACCTGGAAACCAGGATGGCTATCTTACGTAAGAAAGCAGCTGCCGAAAATATTATTCTCCCGGATGATGTCATGTTTTTTATGGCCCAAAAAATAGATTCTAACATCCGGGAACTGGAAGGGGCTTTGATCCGGGTAGCAGCCTATGCCGCCTTTACGAAAGAAGAAGTTACCATCGAGCTGGCGGAAAAAGTTCTCAAGGATGCCTTAAATCTGGCCCGGCCGAAGCCAATTACCATCAACCTGATCCAGGAAGTGGTGGCTCGCTATTTCAACTTGAAGCCTGAAGATTTAAAGGCTAAAAAGCGGAACCGTTCGGTAGCCTTTCCCCGGCAAATAGCCATGTACCTGGCCAGGGAGATGATCGATGCCTCTTTACCTCAGATCGGGGAGGCCTTTGGCGGCAGGGATCATACAACTGTCCTTCACGCCTACAACAAGATACGCGATGATTTAATAAGCGATCCCTCCCTGCCCCAGATGATATCCCAGCTTATGCAGGAAATTAGAAACCAGTAA
- the pdxT gene encoding pyridoxal 5'-phosphate synthase glutaminase subunit PdxT — MKIGVLAMQGAFREHIASLAALGVEGIEIRRERQLEGIAGLIIPGGESTTIGKLMEEFNLLEPVRSLAAAGMPVFGTCAGMVLLAKDIIGSDQPRLGLMHVSVRRNAYGRQVDSFEVDLEIPVLGEEPFHAVFIRAPYLERVEPPAESLATFMGKSVMARQGNLLATAFHPELTKDLRVHRYFLAMIK, encoded by the coding sequence ATGAAAATCGGTGTGCTGGCCATGCAGGGCGCCTTCCGGGAGCATATTGCCTCCCTGGCGGCCCTGGGTGTGGAAGGTATAGAGATCCGGCGGGAAAGGCAACTGGAAGGTATTGCCGGGCTGATCATACCGGGCGGCGAGAGTACAACCATCGGCAAGCTAATGGAAGAGTTCAACCTCCTGGAACCTGTACGGTCACTGGCGGCAGCCGGTATGCCGGTCTTCGGCACCTGCGCCGGGATGGTACTCCTGGCCAAAGATATAATCGGCAGCGACCAGCCCCGCCTGGGGCTGATGCACGTCAGCGTCCGGCGCAACGCCTATGGCCGCCAGGTGGACAGCTTTGAGGTCGACCTGGAGATCCCCGTCCTGGGGGAGGAGCCCTTTCATGCCGTCTTTATCCGCGCTCCTTACCTGGAGAGGGTTGAGCCCCCGGCGGAATCCCTGGCCACCTTTATGGGCAAGTCCGTCATGGCCCGCCAGGGGAACCTCCTGGCGACGGCCTTCCACCCGGAACTGACTAAAGATTTACGAGTACACCGCTATTTCCTGGCGATGATAAAATAA
- the dnaN gene encoding DNA polymerase III subunit beta, whose product MHIYCSQPQLLQAVQKVYRAVATSTTLPALTGILFQAQDNMLTLQGTDLDLGIIYSFPVEVLTPGELLLPARIFSEMVRRLPPTNLSLQALPDNTVAITYMQSRVQLNSFDPNQFPSLPDLEGNISLEININTIKDAVRKVSIATSSEDLRSIFSGILLEIEPGGNQFNLVATDTHRLAVYHGRLAGITSQEPVNALIGSRSLNELARLLPGEEGQVQISIGSSQIFARYENLKLYARLLDGKFPHYRQVIPQSHITTVKVATRDILETTERATLLARDEIKSRSHIIFLQVGETLKITSDATEVGHLEEELAAQVEGEPLTLAMNGRYLLETLRIIDTEEVILEMLAPLKPVVVKPAGEDNYFCLILPVRINTAPESSPPGV is encoded by the coding sequence ATGCATATTTACTGTTCCCAACCCCAGCTTTTACAGGCTGTGCAAAAGGTTTACCGTGCCGTAGCCACCAGCACTACTCTACCGGCCCTTACAGGTATTTTATTCCAGGCACAAGATAATATGCTAACTTTACAGGGAACTGATCTCGATCTAGGTATTATTTACAGTTTCCCTGTGGAAGTACTAACTCCCGGCGAACTACTCCTGCCGGCGCGCATTTTTTCAGAAATGGTGCGGCGTTTACCACCGACTAACCTCTCTTTACAGGCCCTGCCGGATAATACCGTTGCCATAACCTACATGCAGTCCAGGGTCCAGTTAAACAGCTTCGATCCCAACCAGTTTCCTTCCCTGCCAGACCTGGAAGGCAATATATCCCTGGAGATAAATATAAACACTATTAAAGACGCCGTCCGCAAAGTAAGTATAGCTACCAGCAGTGAAGATTTGCGTAGTATTTTTAGCGGGATACTACTGGAAATAGAACCCGGGGGGAATCAATTTAACCTGGTGGCTACCGATACCCACCGGCTAGCCGTCTACCATGGCCGGCTGGCCGGAATTACCAGCCAGGAGCCGGTAAACGCCCTCATTGGCAGCCGTTCCTTGAATGAACTGGCCCGCCTGCTGCCGGGTGAAGAAGGCCAGGTGCAAATAAGCATAGGTTCCAGCCAGATTTTTGCCCGGTATGAAAACTTAAAGCTATATGCCCGTTTGCTTGATGGTAAGTTTCCTCATTATCGCCAGGTTATTCCTCAATCCCATATTACCACCGTAAAGGTGGCAACCAGGGACATACTGGAAACAACAGAACGGGCTACCTTGCTGGCCCGGGATGAAATAAAATCCCGTTCTCATATTATCTTCCTGCAGGTAGGTGAAACTTTAAAGATTACCAGCGACGCTACCGAAGTTGGCCACCTGGAGGAAGAACTAGCGGCGCAGGTTGAAGGTGAGCCTTTAACCCTGGCCATGAACGGCCGTTATTTACTGGAAACGTTACGGATAATAGACACGGAAGAGGTTATCCTGGAGATGCTGGCACCTTTAAAACCAGTAGTTGTGAAACCGGCAGGCGAGGATAATTATTTTTGCCTCATCCTGCCGGTAAGGATCAATACCGCACCGGAAAGCAGCCCGCCAGGTGTCTAA
- the pdxS gene encoding pyridoxal 5'-phosphate synthase lyase subunit PdxS codes for MAAEKGTWTVKKGLAEMLKGGVIMDVTTPEQAKIAEEAGACAVMALERVPADIRAAGGVARMADPTVILRIMDAVSIPVMAKARIGHFVEAQILEALGVDYIDESEVLTPADEEFHINKHEFKVPFVCGARNLGEALRRIGEGAAMIRTKGEPGTGNVVEAVRHMRRVMSEIRRLQNLPDEELMTFAKEIQAPYELVRQVKELGRLPVVNFAAGGIATPADAALMMQLGADGIFVGSGIFKSSDPMKRARAIVAATTHFREPEVLAEVSKDLGEAMPGLEIATIRQEERMQERGW; via the coding sequence ATGGCAGCAGAAAAGGGAACCTGGACGGTAAAAAAGGGCCTGGCGGAGATGCTTAAAGGCGGCGTCATCATGGACGTCACCACCCCGGAACAGGCTAAAATTGCTGAAGAGGCCGGGGCCTGCGCCGTCATGGCCCTGGAACGGGTGCCGGCCGATATTCGCGCTGCCGGCGGGGTGGCCCGCATGGCCGACCCGACGGTTATCTTACGGATTATGGACGCCGTATCCATTCCGGTGATGGCCAAGGCTAGAATCGGCCATTTCGTGGAGGCGCAGATTTTAGAGGCCCTGGGCGTTGACTATATCGATGAAAGCGAAGTCCTAACGCCGGCCGATGAAGAATTCCATATCAATAAACATGAATTCAAAGTGCCCTTCGTCTGTGGCGCCCGCAATCTCGGCGAGGCTTTAAGGCGCATCGGCGAGGGGGCGGCCATGATCCGCACCAAGGGCGAGCCCGGTACAGGCAATGTCGTGGAGGCTGTCCGTCATATGCGCCGGGTAATGAGCGAGATCCGGCGCCTGCAGAACCTGCCCGATGAGGAATTGATGACCTTTGCCAAAGAAATCCAGGCTCCCTATGAACTGGTCCGGCAGGTGAAGGAACTGGGGCGCTTGCCGGTAGTCAACTTTGCCGCCGGCGGCATCGCCACCCCGGCCGACGCCGCTCTAATGATGCAGCTGGGCGCCGACGGTATCTTCGTCGGCTCCGGTATCTTTAAATCCAGCGACCCCATGAAACGGGCGCGGGCCATTGTGGCCGCCACCACCCACTTCCGGGAACCGGAAGTCCTGGCCGAGGTATCTAAAGACCTGGGTGAAGCCATGCCCGGCCTGGAGATTGCCACCATCAGGCAGGAAGAACGCATGCAGGAACGCGGCTGGTAG